The genomic window TCCTCATCATAGCCCGGATACATATTGTCCTCGATCCAAACCGAGGATATCTCCATCCACCAAGGGCTTTCGCTGGCATCGTAACCCATCTGAAAAGAATGGAAAAGTTCGTGCACTGCAGTCTGTTGCATAAGCTGAACGGGATTATAGCTGTAAGAACTGTAGCTGTTGCGCATATTTATGAAGCTGGTTGCGTCATTTTGAGGTGTGCTGGGAACATTGGTTTCAGGTTCGCAATAGCCTAGAATCCCTGAAGATAAGTTCCTAATGTAAATGTCATATTTACTGTTTCCTCCAGCAGAACCATCGGAAGGTGGTGTGTCAAAGCCGCGCGTAGTAGCAAGATGCGCCCAAGCGTTCTCGAAGGCTGTGCCCATTTGGGTGACGAAAGAGGAGGTCGTGGCATCAGAACCGGAAGTCGTATAATGAAAATAGAAATGAGTTGTGCTATAAGTTTGTGAAAGGCCCCACGGTCTAGACATCGCCGGACGGAAGCGCGATCTCTCTGATTCTGCAAGGGATTGTATCATGTTATATGCCTCGACCAACGGAATAGTTCCCGACCTTCCGCCGTAGGTTCCAGCATATGATGGATCGAGAGATTCAGGCGATTTGACTGAAGAGATCAGATTCTCGATGTATTCATAAGTTGAAATAAGACCGTTTTGATAATCATCTTTGATAGCCTGATAGGCCGTTTTTTCATAATTACCCGCAAAAGCGGTAATTACTATCATAGTAAAGAATAAAAGTGCAAATACGACTTTTCTCATTTTACCTCCATAAAGGTTAAATTAATATTTTATAATAACTTTTCAAAAGGATCGAATAACTTTTTATACTCGTTCATGGCAAACCGGTCGGTCATTCCGGCAATATAGTCGGCAACGACAATCCGAGTATCTTCGTTATCCAGTTTCTCCCTGCTTCCCTCTGGAAGTTGATTGGGTTCTTCAATATACACTTTAAATAGCGCCTCTATAACCATGCGTGCTTTCATGCTCATGCGAAGAACCTTATAATGGCGATATAGTTTATTCAATAAATACGTGTTAAGAAGTTCGTTTTGTAGAATAATCTCCTCACTGTGGACGGCTAATTTCTCTTCGAGTTCACGGACATCCTTCGGAGAACCGGGGGCGAATTCCGAAATTCGCTTATCCGTCTCGATGACAGCATCTGTCACTTCCAAATCAATAAGCTTTCTGATTACTTGTTTCCTGAGCATTTCAGGATGAATCGATTTATATTGAGCGCGGATTTCATCGCTAAGCTTTTTCCAAAGTGGTAATTCCTCTTCGAGTTGTGAGGGAAGAAGCAAACCGGAATATATTCCGTCATCGAGGTCGTGACACATGAAGGCTATTTCGTCAGATATGCAGACTATCTGAGCCTCTAGGGTAGGCCATTGCTGAGGAAATTCTGTGTTATCCTCAGCAAAGTCATATCGTGTTACATGTTTCTGAATGCCCTCTCGTGTTTCATAGGTTAAATTCAAGCCGTCAAAATCGGGGTATCTTTGTTCTAATTTATCTACTACTCTGAGGCTTTGTTTGTTGTGTTCGAAGCCACCCACATCTGATAAAAGCTCATCTAGAACCTCCTCGCCAGTGTGTCCGAAAGGTGTGTGTCCGAGATCGTGAGCGAGTGAGATGGATTCACAAAGGTCGGCATTTGCACCCAGAGCTGAAGCAATAGCGCGAGCTATAGTATCAGTTTCAATAGTGTGTGTTAAGCGTGTTCTATAGAGGTCACCTTCATGGTTTAAAAAAACCTGCGTTTTATATGTTAACCTTCGAAAAGAACTGGAGTGTATAATACGTTCGCGATCCCTCTCATAAGGAGGGCGAAATAGATGTTCCGCTTCAGGATGTATTCTACCCTTTGAGTCGGAGTTCTTTGCGGCAAATGCCCCTAAGTCTTTTTTTTCTCTTTTTAAATGCTCACTTAAACTTATCAAAACTACCTCTCATAAATTATTCCAAGTTGAGTGCTTCCACCAAGCTCTGGGTGCCCGATATAGGCCCAATTAAATTCAATATCTCTAACTTTAATACCTAAACCTAGATGAAAATTGGTTGGTTTAAAAGCAACACCGCACCTTAACTTGAGTGTTTTGAAAATGAAAACCTCTTGGCCAAATCGAAGACTCACCGAATTTTGGGATTGTGAATATATGTCGAAAGCTAACCTCGCCCAATCCGTAGGTTTAAAGACCACACCCATAGTGCCGCGGACAGGTATCTCGTTGCCATCCAATTTGGAGAAAGTGATATTATCGCCCCAAAGACTTATATCGACCGCTTGATTTGCAGGTATCTTGATACCGGCTCCAATTATCGGTGTTAATGCGCTCCAGTCGCCGCTTTTAACTGATAGTATCGATAATTTTATTCCAGTATTACATTTATAAACAGGGCGCGCAAAAGCCACTCCAAGATTGCTTTCTGAATAAAGGTTCGAGGAACCGAAGTATTGCCCTCCCAAGGCAATGTTCCCCCAACGGAAATCTTTTCCGAGAGCTGCATTGATAGATGAAAGTTCATCTAAGCCCCATTCCCTGTTGGCGTAAACTGATGATGACCACCCTTCGGTGAAAATGTTTGCTGGATTCCCCCAAAAGGCAGTAACTCCCTGGCAGCTGACCGAGCTTGCAATTCCGCAACTTGCAGGCCAATCGATATGGCCATCATTAGCGCAAAAAGCAGCTCTAAATGGGATTATGGCAAGCAATAGGGATAAAAACATCCCTATACCAGTCTTCCGAACGAGGCGTAATATCAAGGCAAATCGATTCATACCTATCAATATAAACCGAATGTAAGAGCATTCAAGAGCTTTTTATTATATATTAAATAGATCATAGAACCAGTTTCCTGAATTATTTGAGAATGGCCATGTTGTGAGCTTTTTGGCCGGTTGTTCTTTTTGATGTTGGAATTTTAGTCTAATTCTATCTCTATAAAATGAGCTT from bacterium includes these protein-coding regions:
- a CDS encoding deoxyguanosinetriphosphate triphosphohydrolase; this encodes MISLSEHLKREKKDLGAFAAKNSDSKGRIHPEAEHLFRPPYERDRERIIHSSSFRRLTYKTQVFLNHEGDLYRTRLTHTIETDTIARAIASALGANADLCESISLAHDLGHTPFGHTGEEVLDELLSDVGGFEHNKQSLRVVDKLEQRYPDFDGLNLTYETREGIQKHVTRYDFAEDNTEFPQQWPTLEAQIVCISDEIAFMCHDLDDGIYSGLLLPSQLEEELPLWKKLSDEIRAQYKSIHPEMLRKQVIRKLIDLEVTDAVIETDKRISEFAPGSPKDVRELEEKLAVHSEEIILQNELLNTYLLNKLYRHYKVLRMSMKARMVIEALFKVYIEEPNQLPEGSREKLDNEDTRIVVADYIAGMTDRFAMNEYKKLFDPFEKLL